One Planctomycetaceae bacterium genomic window, TTTCCGCCTTATCGAGCCTTAGTCCGGCCTGCAGTTTCGCCTTGTCGGGTCCGTGGCAGGCGAAACATTTGTTCGACAGGATCGGTCGAATGTCGCGATTGAAGTCGATGTCATCGGCAGCAGCCACGGAAATCCAGTTCACCGCGGCAATCGTCAGCAAGAGCGAGCGGAGCATGATCGGAAGGCAGTCGCAGGAGGTGCGGGGGCAGGAAAACGATCTGGCCGAATTATATCAACGGGCCGATGAACATTCAGCCGCGAATCCGACAACCCGCGAGGCACTTGTGACGCTTGCCGATCGTAATTCCGGCCGCGGTAGCCCGAACGCGCCGACGGATCCGCGCTATCGCCCGGAATTCGGGCCGAAGTAACGGTCTTCAAAACTACGAGCCCAGCGGGTGAAGCGATTTTCTTCGATGGCCAATCGCATGGCTCGCATCAGGTCCTGGTAAAAGTGCAGGTTGTGCAGTGTGGCGAGCGTCTCGTACAGCGGTTCATTCGCGAACAGCAGATGGCGCAGGTAGGCTCGGCTGAACCCACTGGCGCAGGCAACGCACTGGCACGACGTGTCGATGACGTAACGGTCTTTTCGAAATCGCTTGTCCTGAATCCGCATCTTGCCGTCCCACGTGAAAACGGTGCCTTCGCGAGCGTAGCGCGTGGGAATGATGCAGTCGAAGATGTCCATGCCGCAGCCGACGGCAGCGACCAGGTCTTCCGGCAAGCCCACTCCCATCAGGTACCGCACCTGATCCGCGGGCATCAGCGGAGCCGTGTGTCGGACGACTCGCACCATCGCGTCGTGCCCTTCTCCGACGGAAACTCCGCCGATGGCGTAACCCGGAAGTTTCAGCGATGTGACCAGTTCCACCGCCTTGCTGCGCAGATCCAGTTCCATTCCTCCCTGGATTATGCCGAACAGATGCTGATGATCCTGCAGCGGACATTCCCTGCAGCGTTTCAGCCAGCGCTGAGTGCGGTCCAGCGATTCGGACATGTATCGTCGCGGCGCTTCGTGGTCGACGCATTCGTCGAAGGCCATCACGATGTCGGCGGATAGTCGCCGCTGAATGTCCATTGCCGTTTCGGGAGACAGCATCACCTGTTCGCCGTCGCCACCCTTTTTGCCACTGCGAAACCGGAAGCTGACGCCTTCTTCGGTGATCTGCCGATCGGGAAGGCTGAAGACCTGAAAGCCGCCGGAGTCGGTCAGAATGGTCTGGTCCCAGCGCATCATGCTGTGCAGGCCGCCGAGCCGTTCGACGATCTGCGTGCGGTCGAGAATGCCGAGGTGATACGTGTTCGCCAGCACGACCTGAGCACCGGTTTCGGCGACCTGCGACGGCAGGACGCACTTGACGGTGGCCTGAGTTCCGACCGGCATGAAGGAAGGCGTTTCGACAACACCGTGAGCGGTGACGAAGCGGCCCCGGCGGGCTCGATCGCTGGACGCCAGCAACTGAAAATGCAGACCGCCGCCGGGAGTCCACTCAGGAATGGATGAGTTCATTTCTGCAAAATTCGGCGCTGCGATCGTGCTGTGCAATGGTTGAGGCGCCGTCACCGTCTTACGACTTCGGAACCACCAGTTTCAGAAATTCCGGCAGGTACTTTCGCCACAGCTTCCATTCGTGGCCGCCATCAGTTTTCTTGTAAGTGTGCGTGATGCCAAGTTTCGTAAGTTGAGCTGTAAAGCCGTCGTTTCGATCCAGCAGGAAGTCGGACGTACCGATTGGAATCCAGAAGTGTTTCAGCCGATTTGCGGATGGCTGCGGTCCGCTGAGCGACGGGTATTCGTTCACCAGCTCCTCTTCAGATCCGCCTGGCGTCGCCGCGCTGAAGGCCCCGATCGCGCTGAATGTGTCCGTATTCTTCAGTCCAGTGTCGATGGCGTGACCACCGCCCATTGACAGGCCGGCAATGAACCGCCCGTCGGCGTCGTGCTGGACGCGATAGGTGCTTTCCAGATATGGCAGCAGGTCGCGCGTCAGATCCTTTTCAAAGGCTTCGTTGTTCGTGCCGAAATAATCATCCGGACGTTCGCCGAATTTCACCGGTACGGGGTGGCCAAACGGCATCGCGACGATGATGGGCTGAATCTCGCCCATTGCGATCAGGTTGTCGACGATCAGGTGAGCTCTGCCGACTTCGGTCCACGCGGTTTCATCGTCGCCGTATCCATGCATCAACAGCAGCAGCGGATACAACTGATCGGACGTTTCGGAGTAACCTGGCGGCGTATAAACCACGACTGGCCGAAGATGTCCGACGCTTGTCGACTGATAATAGCTGCGATGAACAATCCCGTGCGGTACGTCCTGAAATTCCGTCTGCAGCGGCGGCTGGCCAGGAATCTCCACCATGCTGGCGAGCGTAAACCACTTCTTGACCATGCGGTTTGACGGATCAATCATCCGCGTTCCGTCAACAGTGAAGGAATAGTCGTGGATGCCGGCTTCCAGCGGCTTTGTTGTGGCTTCCCACAGCCCGGAGGCATCCTTCCGCAGCGTGAGCGTTATACCGGCGATCGATGCGTCGACCGACTTTGCGGACGGCGCCTGCAGCCGCAGCGTCACGGCACCGTCGGGATGTACTTCGGGTGACTGAAAACTCTGGCTGTAACTTTCCGGTTGCGTCATCGAAACCACAATACTGAAAAGAACCAGCCGGCAAAGGCCTCTCCGCGAGCGACGACTGCCGGTGACCCGGAACGGCCGGAATGGTTACGGACAAACACATGACGCGGCTCCTTTCTTCAAACGAAAAACCGGAGTCGCGATAACGAAATCGCGACCCCGGTGGTCTGGCAACTCATGAGTTTATCATCGATCGCCGGAAAAGCGAACGGTGCGGCGACGCGCTACAAAGAAGTGACCGCGACAAGCCGATCCGTGTCGACTTCGCGAATTCGGACCGTGGCGGTCTTGCCGGGTTCGATAGTGCCCGACGGATTGACGCTGGATACCTCACCGTTGCGAACAACGTCGATACGAACGGAATAGTCGCATCGCTGACCGTTGTAGCGTGACGGCACTCGGAATTTTCGCGTCGTCCCCGTTTCTGAAACCAGCTTGCCGCCGGAATAGATCTTTGCGTCGGCCGGAACTTCAAGCACCAGCAGCGCGTAGGTTGTGGGCTGTGGGCTGGCGGCCGTGGCAGCCACTTGAGAAGCGGCAGGACGGCTGCCGGACGTTGCCGCATACCCCGCTGCCGTCGAACCGTAAGCGGAGTAGCTCATTCCGTAGGAACCGGCGGACCCATACGAGCTGCTGTATCCGCCACCGTATGATCCGCCGCCGTACGAGCCGGATCCTCCGGTGGAGCCGTATGAAGACCAGCTTCCGCCCGTTGATCCGTAAGAGCCACCCCACGACGAAGAGCCACCGAACGAGCCGCCAAACGATCCGCCGTGAGAATGCGATCGTCGCCGAGCTCGACGGCACTTGCGACAGTTGCACGTATCGCAGGCCGTGCAGGTATCATATGACCCACCAGCGGAACCGAAG contains:
- the tgt gene encoding tRNA guanosine(34) transglycosylase Tgt, encoding MNSSIPEWTPGGGLHFQLLASSDRARRGRFVTAHGVVETPSFMPVGTQATVKCVLPSQVAETGAQVVLANTYHLGILDRTQIVERLGGLHSMMRWDQTILTDSGGFQVFSLPDRQITEEGVSFRFRSGKKGGDGEQVMLSPETAMDIQRRLSADIVMAFDECVDHEAPRRYMSESLDRTQRWLKRCRECPLQDHQHLFGIIQGGMELDLRSKAVELVTSLKLPGYAIGGVSVGEGHDAMVRVVRHTAPLMPADQVRYLMGVGLPEDLVAAVGCGMDIFDCIIPTRYAREGTVFTWDGKMRIQDKRFRKDRYVIDTSCQCVACASGFSRAYLRHLLFANEPLYETLATLHNLHFYQDLMRAMRLAIEENRFTRWARSFEDRYFGPNSGR
- a CDS encoding alpha/beta hydrolase-fold protein — encoded protein: MTQPESYSQSFQSPEVHPDGAVTLRLQAPSAKSVDASIAGITLTLRKDASGLWEATTKPLEAGIHDYSFTVDGTRMIDPSNRMVKKWFTLASMVEIPGQPPLQTEFQDVPHGIVHRSYYQSTSVGHLRPVVVYTPPGYSETSDQLYPLLLLMHGYGDDETAWTEVGRAHLIVDNLIAMGEIQPIIVAMPFGHPVPVKFGERPDDYFGTNNEAFEKDLTRDLLPYLESTYRVQHDADGRFIAGLSMGGGHAIDTGLKNTDTFSAIGAFSAATPGGSEEELVNEYPSLSGPQPSANRLKHFWIPIGTSDFLLDRNDGFTAQLTKLGITHTYKKTDGGHEWKLWRKYLPEFLKLVVPKS